A single genomic interval of Lentimicrobium sp. L6 harbors:
- a CDS encoding histidine kinase, giving the protein MEDNKRNIKVFWILTILFWLVIGSIDMYINYQRGYNQPENFVGELISISLGLSMSLLIGILFRKLNLFQKNINIIIIFASGISIFSGVAWHFLDYLLSIPIFGIDPIIGGFKALTIPGYLKIFLRNSLIFLSWSGIYIGTIFYKDRTFEKLLKEKAILMSENTQLKMLRYQLNPHFLFNSLSSLRSLIRTDKDKADEMLTQISEFLRFSLNTHDQIVVPVYKEVEMLEAYLKIEKVRFADDLTFEIKIAPLAEDFPILAFLLQPIIENSIKYGMKTSRMPLKIGVTAEVINNKVLLNIMNSGYWLNNKDMDKAGLGLENIKNRLNQAYPNTHTFNIIKADDLVNVQIEIIEEGDYE; this is encoded by the coding sequence GTGGAAGACAACAAAAGAAACATAAAAGTATTTTGGATATTAACAATCCTTTTTTGGTTGGTTATTGGTAGTATTGATATGTATATAAATTATCAAAGAGGTTATAACCAACCTGAAAATTTTGTTGGTGAATTAATATCTATTTCTTTAGGCTTGTCAATGTCATTACTAATTGGGATTCTATTTAGAAAACTCAATCTGTTTCAAAAAAACATTAATATTATCATAATATTTGCTTCTGGAATTTCAATATTTTCTGGTGTGGCTTGGCACTTTCTTGACTATTTGCTCAGCATTCCAATTTTTGGTATCGACCCCATAATAGGAGGTTTTAAAGCCTTAACAATTCCAGGATATTTGAAAATATTTTTACGTAACTCGTTGATATTCTTGTCATGGTCTGGAATTTATATTGGAACTATATTTTATAAAGATAGAACCTTTGAAAAACTTCTAAAAGAAAAAGCAATTTTAATGTCAGAAAATACTCAACTGAAAATGCTTCGCTACCAATTAAACCCACATTTTCTATTTAATTCACTTAGTTCTTTGCGCTCATTAATAAGAACAGACAAAGATAAGGCTGATGAAATGCTAACCCAAATTTCAGAATTTTTACGATTCTCTTTAAATACACATGATCAAATTGTAGTTCCAGTTTATAAAGAAGTTGAAATGTTGGAAGCCTATTTAAAAATTGAAAAAGTTAGATTTGCAGATGACTTGACTTTTGAAATAAAAATAGCACCACTCGCTGAAGATTTTCCAATATTGGCTTTCTTGCTTCAACCAATTATTGAAAACTCCATTAAGTATGGTATGAAAACTAGTAGAATGCCGTTGAAAATTGGTGTTACTGCTGAGGTTATTAATAATAAAGTACTCTTAAATATTATGAATAGTGGTTATTGGCTTAACAATAAAGATATGGATAAAGCAGGTTTAGGTCTTGAAAATATTAAGAATCGTTTAAATCAAGCCTATCCCAACACACACACTTTCAACATAATTAAAGCAGATGACCTTGTTAATGTTCAAATTGAAATTATTGAGGAGGGCGATTATGAATGA